In a single window of the Verrucomicrobiota bacterium genome:
- a CDS encoding amidohydrolase family protein yields KGMLAPGMLADFVMLDRNLFTVPPDELQHARVALTVMDGRVVYEAKSR; encoded by the coding sequence CGAAAGGGATGCTCGCGCCCGGCATGCTCGCGGACTTTGTGATGCTCGACCGCAACCTCTTCACCGTGCCGCCCGACGAACTCCAGCATGCGCGGGTCGCCCTCACGGTCATGGACGGCCGCGTCGTCTACGAAGCGAAGTCCCGCTGA